The Gadus morhua chromosome 18, gadMor3.0, whole genome shotgun sequence DNA segment gtgtgtttcataGGCTAAAGTCTATAGACTCCAGAAGGCCAATGGGATTTCAGTACACGTCTACAACAAAGATATCAAAGAAAGTTACTCAAATGCATTCAATTTCACCTGGTTCATCTAAATATTGTCAAATTTAAATGTAAcatgtttacagtgtcacactCCGTTGCTGCTTTTTCACAATGTGCCTTCATGTTTCACATGTTTATACTTTTTCCATGTGATTTTGTGCAAGTTGCTCCTTATCCTAGAGATGCTATAGTGAAGCCTTATGGTTTGTGTCATTCCTTTGCTCCAGGCCGCTTCAAAGTAAACACCATAAGGAAAGCTTCTGCATATACGGAGTCAATAGAGGTTGTACTTCGAGTTCCTGCTCTCTTCCGGTATTGTAACTGGGTCGTGCTCTAGGagtgtgacactgtaaacatgTTACATTTAAATTTGACAATATTTAGATGAACCAGGTGAAATTGAATGCATTTGAGTAACTTTCTTTGATAACTACAATTGTAGTTTTGTTGACTCTGCAACGTCacacttccttctgtctctgaacAGGTATTTCGGGGAAGAGTCAAATCCTGTTTGCCTTGGTGTTCACCACACGTTACCTGGATCTGCTCACCTCCTTCATATCCCTCTACAACACGTCCATGAAGGTATGCAAACACAAATCCTTACGCACACTAGGGGTGGTACAAAATGTCGCTACAGAAGTGTGCTGTATTGCTTCCTCTTGCGATACGTTATCAATACAATGGTGCCgaatatttatgtttttattaagaTATGAAGGCTCTCTAAACTGATTCCCAAGACCAAAGTTTACATACCCGGGTCAGTACCTCATGACTCCTGGTGGGGGCGCCTATCAAACGAAGGAGGGTAAACCTGCGGGGTTGATGCAGAAGAAACAGAAGCACAGCGAGGGAATGCGAATTGGAGCGGCACTGTTGCAGGTCAAGTCTGAAGTCTGGCTTTTACAAAAGTGATGGGACAAACAAAGTCAAGAAAGACGACTGCAAGAACTCGTCAAAGTAAAGTACACAGACAACACGAGGAACATGCATGGCCACCTTGGTGGTTATCGTCCTGACCTCGTCATGGAGGTCAGGACAAAAGCAAAGCTTCCTTCTCTGTCTCAGAGGGCTTCCGGTTTTACCAAGTCTACCGAAGAGTTTAGTTGCAATGACTCCTCTCAGTCCTAAATGCATTGTAGTCGAAAATACCGGTTTAGACCTAATGCTTGAAGCACCGGAACCAAGACATGACCTACCGAGTCGAAAATATTTCCTTTATTTATCAATGTTTTCATAGAACTTAAAGTATGTTTGTGCTTTTTAAGCAATTAATGTTTCCAGGTTAACCTAAAACCAGTTTATGTTAAGCACTGAATtgtgtaactttttttttttaccaacttGTGTTGCATAatgattctcttttttttttttttatcctatcTTTTAACTCCAGAACTGTtctgctttttgtgtgtgtgtgtgtgtgtgtgtgtgtgtgtgtgtgtgtgtgtgtgtgtgtgtgtgtgtgtgtgtgtgtgtgtgtgtgtgtgtgtgtgtgtgtgtgtgtgtgtgtgtgtcatcgcgGCCAACGTATCCAGATAGTATCTGGGGTTGCTCTCTCTGTGGATCCCACCCctagtgcacacacaaacgcatacaatGTCGAGAACCATGTCTTTAAGAGCCCTGTCTTTAACTGTAGATTTAGGCAAACCCTGACCTGGTTGCGTCCACTTCACATGGAAACATGGCAGAACCAATGACATAAACAACAAACCCACAATAATCTGATCGTAATCTTACCGGCCCCTCTGTATCCAAATTCgcctccctttccctccactGCCACTTGGCAATTGGTTGTTGATTCCTTACACACTCCACCCGTCCTATGATGGCCTGTGTCACAGCATTTGACAAACACTGTAGTTCAAATACTGTCGAGGCCAAAGGATCACGCCCTTGTTAACCAAAGAACCAAACAATAGGATCCGGAGAACCCATTCGGGATTAATTCATGCAAATAGAGGGTTAGCATGATGACTTTGGTGTTTCCGTTTTTTGAGATACCAGTGTCGATAGGGTTGTTGCTATAAATGTATGCATTGATGTACTTGGGAATGCTTCACAATATCCCAGTCTTTCTCCTCAAAACAGGAATAGTGCAATAGACTGTTAGGGTTGTACATTTCTTTGATGATCTCTCATATAAACCTCCATAAAACTATATTGCTGTATTAATCATGGTGAAAGTATCCGTATGAAAGTCGAGTCACTAATGCCGCTTGTATCTCAACCCCTTCCGTTCTAGTTCATCTACATCGGATGTGCCTACGCCACGGTCTACATGATCTACGCCAAGTTCAAGGCCACATATGACGGAAACCACGACACGTTCAGGGTGGAGTTCCTGGTGGTCCCTATCGGAGGTCTGGCCTTCCTCGTCAACCACGACTTCTCTCCTCTTGAGGTGAGGACGCGTTCGCACGGGAGGCACTCGTCGACTCAGGGTCTCCGCTGCGGTCCTTAAAGGAACAGTTACCGCTGAggatctgaccaatcacaaaccTGTAATAAGGGTTAGGCATCCCGGACATCCGTAGTACTACTGCGTCTGAGTGAGGGCTCTCGAACCCTTAAAGTATaacgccacagtgtgtgtggtgcacaTATAACATTGCTTATTTTGTTGCTCATACACACCAATGGTACTAAATGAGTGTCACAAAGCTGTGGCGTGTCATAATCCTTCCAGAACTCTCTGCCAAAAAAACAAGCTTTTTTAAGACCTCTTAGTGTTCTAATTATATCTGAAACAGTGGGTTCATTTACACTTAATTGTTATGTCGTCAATATTTTGAGCCAAGTGTTTCCTACAGCTGTTTATAGGCGATCAATATGAGACGTCCGTGTAATAAAACAGCTCCCGGTCTACGTGGAGACGCCCGTAGTTCACCAaatctgcctctccctctcctcccccacctctcggGCCAGATCCTGTGGACGTTCTCCATCTACCTGGAGTCGGTGGCCATCCTGCCCCAGCTCTTCATGATCAGCAAGACGGGCGAGGCGGAGACCATCACCACCCACTACCTGTTCTTCCTCGG contains these protein-coding regions:
- the kdelr2b gene encoding ER lumen protein-retaining receptor 2b, which gives rise to MNIFRLTGDLSHLAAIIILLLKIWKTRSCAGISGKSQILFALVFTTRYLDLLTSFISLYNTSMKFIYIGCAYATVYMIYAKFKATYDGNHDTFRVEFLVVPIGGLAFLVNHDFSPLEILWTFSIYLESVAILPQLFMISKTGEAETITTHYLFFLGLYRALYLMNWIWRFYFEGFFDMIAIVAGVVQTILYCDFFYLYVTKVLKGKKLSLPA